One Solirubrobacter pauli DNA segment encodes these proteins:
- a CDS encoding HesA/MoeB/ThiF family protein: MDNSRRNFLRGAFQSAARAAISAQEAMKEERPAAAPVSQPLLSEAEVERYSRQLVLPEWGEREQILLRDASVLVVGAGALGTPVAQYLAGAGVGRIGLVDSDVVEVSNLHRQPLHFTPDLGVPKVESAAAKLRFLNPDVLIEPYQVRLDETNAAGLVEGQDLVIDCSDSFETRYAVNRACCDAGIDLIEGGAVGWSGLVMTILPRATACYRCAFPVEPEDARSCAEAGILGPVAGTLGSLQALEAIKLLSGAQPPLLDYFLSVDLATLEFTRVHVQRRTDCADCGG; encoded by the coding sequence ATGGACAACTCGCGACGCAACTTCCTGCGCGGGGCGTTCCAGTCGGCCGCGCGGGCGGCGATCAGCGCCCAGGAGGCGATGAAGGAGGAGCGGCCGGCCGCCGCGCCCGTCTCGCAACCGCTGCTGTCGGAGGCCGAGGTCGAGCGCTACTCGCGCCAGCTCGTGCTGCCCGAGTGGGGCGAGCGCGAGCAGATCCTGTTGCGCGACGCGTCCGTGCTGGTCGTGGGCGCGGGCGCGCTCGGCACGCCGGTCGCGCAGTACCTCGCGGGTGCGGGCGTCGGCCGGATCGGGCTGGTCGACTCCGACGTGGTCGAGGTCTCCAACCTGCACCGCCAGCCCTTGCACTTCACGCCGGACCTGGGCGTCCCCAAGGTCGAGTCGGCCGCCGCCAAGCTGCGCTTCCTGAACCCGGACGTGCTGATCGAGCCCTACCAGGTGCGCCTGGACGAGACGAACGCGGCGGGGCTCGTCGAGGGCCAGGACCTCGTGATCGACTGCTCGGACTCGTTCGAGACGCGGTACGCCGTCAACCGGGCCTGCTGCGACGCGGGGATCGACCTGATCGAGGGCGGCGCGGTCGGCTGGAGCGGGCTCGTGATGACGATCCTCCCGCGCGCGACCGCGTGTTATCGCTGCGCGTTCCCGGTCGAGCCCGAGGACGCGCGGTCGTGCGCCGAGGCCGGCATCCTCGGCCCGGTGGCGGGCACGCTCGGCTCCCTGCAGGCGCTGGAGGCGATCAAGCTGCTGTCGGGCGCGCAGCCGCCGCTGCTCGACTACTTCCTCAGCGTCGACCTCGCCACGCTCGAGTTCACCCGCGTGCATGTGCAGCGGCGCACCGACTGCGCGGACTGTGGCGGGTAG
- a CDS encoding alpha/beta hydrolase, whose product MIREVEGPAGAPWERPLHGTLDRLVVESDALAGNPLDDPSRRPLYVYRPPGVELDHPKPLPSVYVIQGYTGQLDMWFTRQPFEPNMIERLDALFAGGGCPDAIVVFVDAWTSFGGSQFLNSTSTGRYLDYLCDELVAFVDDRYPTAASRDHRGLTGKSSGGYGALAVPMLRPDVWGALASHAGDALFESCYLPEFPQRARQLREEFDGSWDTFFETVAATDPPKWEWVHLLELYGYAAAYSPDPANPGRALIPFDANGRLIDDVWAQWLEKDPVRMAPRHADALRSMKRIYVDAGRRDEYFLDLGAQAFAAELAKLGVDYTCELFDGTHARLTYRYPGAIRELVTALVA is encoded by the coding sequence ATGATCCGGGAGGTCGAAGGGCCGGCAGGCGCGCCGTGGGAGCGGCCGTTGCACGGCACGCTCGACCGTCTGGTGGTGGAGTCCGACGCGCTGGCGGGCAACCCGCTCGACGACCCGTCGCGGCGCCCGCTGTACGTCTACCGTCCGCCCGGGGTGGAGCTCGACCACCCGAAGCCGCTGCCGAGCGTGTACGTCATCCAGGGCTACACGGGCCAGCTCGACATGTGGTTCACGCGCCAGCCGTTCGAGCCGAACATGATCGAGCGCCTCGACGCGCTGTTCGCGGGCGGCGGGTGCCCGGACGCGATCGTGGTCTTCGTCGACGCGTGGACGTCGTTCGGCGGCTCGCAGTTCCTGAACTCGACGAGCACGGGCCGCTACCTGGACTACCTGTGCGACGAGCTGGTCGCGTTCGTGGACGACCGCTATCCCACCGCCGCCTCGCGTGACCATCGCGGGCTGACGGGCAAGTCGAGCGGCGGCTACGGCGCGCTGGCCGTGCCGATGCTGCGACCGGACGTCTGGGGCGCGCTGGCCTCGCACGCCGGCGACGCGCTCTTCGAGTCCTGCTACCTGCCCGAGTTCCCGCAGCGGGCACGGCAGCTGCGCGAGGAGTTCGACGGCTCCTGGGACACGTTCTTCGAGACCGTCGCCGCGACCGACCCGCCGAAGTGGGAGTGGGTCCACCTGCTCGAGCTCTACGGCTACGCCGCCGCCTACTCACCCGATCCGGCCAACCCGGGCCGCGCGCTGATCCCGTTCGACGCGAACGGCCGGCTGATCGACGACGTGTGGGCGCAGTGGCTGGAGAAGGACCCGGTGCGCATGGCGCCGCGGCACGCCGACGCGCTGCGCTCGATGAAGCGCATCTACGTCGACGCGGGCCGTCGCGACGAGTACTTCCTCGACCTGGGTGCCCAGGCCTTCGCGGCGGAGCTGGCGAAGCTGGGCGTGGACTACACGTGCGAGCTCTTCGACGGCACGCACGCGCGGCTGACGTACCGCTATCCCGGAGCGATCCGGGAGCTGGTCACCGCTCTCGTGGCGTGA
- a CDS encoding RBBP9/YdeN family alpha/beta hydrolase yields MSRPSYLILHGYQGSGPGHWQSWLAGRLRSGDAAVHFPDLPDADQPRLEAWLDALERELEQFSEPPVVVCHSLACVLWLHHIARGGQPAERVLLVAPPSADAVPEALAHFFPAPDVALDNARLVASDNDPYCPAGAATVYPGLPTDVLEGDGHINTDAGYGPWPAVEAWAREHATPVTPRER; encoded by the coding sequence ATGTCACGCCCTTCGTATCTGATTCTCCACGGCTATCAGGGCTCAGGCCCGGGACATTGGCAGTCCTGGCTCGCCGGCCGGTTGCGTTCCGGTGACGCCGCGGTGCACTTCCCCGACCTGCCGGACGCGGACCAGCCGCGGCTGGAGGCCTGGCTCGACGCCCTCGAGCGTGAGCTGGAGCAGTTCTCCGAGCCGCCCGTGGTCGTCTGCCACAGCCTCGCCTGCGTGCTCTGGCTGCATCACATCGCGCGCGGCGGCCAGCCGGCCGAGCGCGTGCTGCTCGTGGCGCCGCCGTCCGCCGACGCGGTCCCCGAGGCGCTCGCGCACTTCTTCCCCGCTCCGGACGTGGCGCTCGACAACGCGCGCCTGGTCGCGTCCGACAACGACCCGTACTGCCCCGCCGGTGCGGCGACCGTCTACCCCGGCCTACCGACCGACGTCCTTGAGGGCGACGGCCACATCAACACGGACGCCGGCTACGGCCCGTGGCCGGCGGTCGAGGCGTGGGCGCGCGAGCACGCCACGCCCGTCACGCCACGAGAGCGGTGA
- a CDS encoding RtcB family protein, whose protein sequence is MSKIRGGDIRAAGIPDGPAMGVALSCIPKAVKHLGRDVALQRLAEIAAAPDRSLDDPDFAPLAQRLVEDAREAARRFVERDAPAPYVNYCGDADPGALEQMRNSLRLPSATRGALMPDAHRGYGLPIGGVLETEGTVIPYAVGVDIACRMKLSVLDVDPDGLDAPGTREQLKQALLKQTQFGTGAKLRNRADHEAMDDDRWTLTPLATRLRDRAREQLGTSGSGNHFVEFGLLTLPEADLGLEAGRYVALLSHSGSRGAGAQIAGHYSKLARELRPELPKELSYLSWLDLDHDSGREYLELMRLMGEYASACHAVIHERVVGHLKAEVLAGVENHHNYAWTSERDGREVVVHRKGATPAAEGELGVIPGSMAAPGFVVRGKGRPESIDSASHGAGRRMSRKAATQQFNWQMVRPVLEERGVELLSAGIDENPFAYKDIEAVMAAQTDLVDVIGRFDPRIVRMADAGERPED, encoded by the coding sequence GTGAGCAAGATCCGTGGTGGAGACATCCGGGCCGCCGGGATTCCGGACGGCCCGGCGATGGGCGTGGCGCTGAGCTGCATCCCGAAGGCCGTCAAGCACCTGGGGCGCGACGTCGCGCTGCAGCGGCTGGCCGAGATCGCGGCCGCACCTGACCGGTCCCTCGACGATCCCGACTTCGCGCCGCTCGCGCAGCGCCTCGTCGAGGACGCGCGTGAGGCTGCCCGCCGGTTCGTCGAGCGCGATGCTCCCGCCCCGTACGTGAACTACTGCGGCGACGCCGATCCCGGCGCGCTGGAGCAGATGCGCAACTCGCTGCGGCTGCCGAGCGCGACGCGCGGCGCGCTGATGCCGGACGCCCACCGTGGCTACGGGCTGCCGATCGGTGGCGTGCTCGAGACCGAGGGCACCGTGATCCCGTACGCCGTCGGCGTGGACATCGCCTGCCGCATGAAGCTGTCGGTGCTCGACGTGGACCCGGACGGGCTCGACGCTCCCGGGACCCGTGAGCAGCTCAAGCAGGCGCTGCTCAAGCAGACGCAGTTCGGGACCGGCGCGAAGCTGCGCAATCGCGCCGACCACGAGGCGATGGACGACGACCGCTGGACGCTGACGCCGCTGGCCACGCGCCTGCGCGATCGCGCGCGGGAGCAGCTCGGCACGTCCGGCTCGGGCAACCACTTCGTCGAGTTCGGGCTGCTCACGTTGCCGGAGGCCGACCTGGGCCTGGAGGCCGGGCGCTACGTCGCGTTGCTCTCGCACTCGGGCAGCCGCGGCGCGGGCGCGCAGATCGCCGGGCACTACTCCAAGCTCGCGCGTGAGCTGCGCCCGGAGCTGCCGAAGGAGCTCTCGTACCTGTCGTGGCTGGACCTCGACCACGACTCGGGCCGCGAGTACCTGGAGCTGATGCGGCTGATGGGCGAGTACGCCTCGGCGTGCCACGCGGTCATCCACGAGCGGGTCGTCGGGCACCTGAAGGCCGAGGTGCTGGCGGGCGTCGAGAACCACCACAACTACGCGTGGACCTCCGAGCGCGACGGACGCGAGGTCGTCGTGCACCGCAAGGGCGCGACGCCGGCGGCCGAGGGCGAGCTCGGCGTGATCCCGGGCTCGATGGCCGCGCCCGGGTTCGTCGTGCGCGGCAAGGGCCGCCCGGAGAGCATCGACTCCGCCTCGCACGGCGCCGGCCGCCGGATGAGCCGCAAGGCGGCCACGCAGCAGTTCAACTGGCAGATGGTCCGCCCGGTGCTCGAGGAGCGCGGCGTGGAGCTGCTCTCGGCCGGCATCGACGAGAACCCGTTCGCCTACAAGGACATCGAGGCGGTGATGGCCGCCCAGACCGACCTGGTCGACGTGATCGGCCGGTTCGACCCCCGGATCGTCCGCATGGCGGACGCCGGCGAGCGCCCGGAGGACTAG
- the cysK gene encoding cysteine synthase A: MIPSNIADHVGRTPMVQLKRLAPENGAEVFGKLEMFNPGGSVKDRIGVAMIEAAEAEGRIQPGRTTIVEATSGNTGIALAFVCAAKGYDLILTLPQGMSREREGLLRLYGAQVHITESMGGMNEAVAAARAMGSEDGYFLPDQFSNPANPEAHRRTTGPEIWEAMDGKVDYLVAGVGTGGTITGAGSFLKEQNPDIQVIAVEPLTSPVLSGGRPGPHKIQGIGAGFIPPVLDRGVLDEIIPVDDEDALQTARDAASREGVLVGVSCGAALWAALQVAARPEAEGKRIVVVLPDSGERYVSLPFFAPEPPASQSS, from the coding sequence ATGATTCCGAGCAACATCGCCGATCACGTCGGCCGGACCCCGATGGTGCAGCTCAAGCGCCTCGCACCCGAGAACGGTGCCGAGGTCTTCGGCAAGCTCGAGATGTTCAACCCGGGCGGCTCCGTCAAGGACCGGATCGGCGTGGCCATGATCGAGGCGGCGGAGGCCGAGGGCCGGATCCAGCCGGGCCGCACGACGATCGTGGAGGCCACGAGCGGCAACACCGGCATCGCGCTCGCGTTCGTCTGCGCGGCCAAGGGCTACGACCTCATCCTCACGCTCCCGCAGGGCATGAGCCGCGAGCGCGAAGGGTTGCTGCGCCTGTACGGCGCGCAGGTGCACATCACGGAGTCGATGGGCGGCATGAACGAGGCCGTCGCCGCCGCGCGCGCGATGGGCTCCGAGGACGGCTACTTCCTGCCCGACCAGTTCTCCAACCCGGCCAACCCGGAGGCGCACCGGCGCACGACCGGGCCCGAGATCTGGGAGGCGATGGACGGCAAGGTCGACTACCTGGTCGCGGGCGTCGGCACGGGCGGCACGATCACCGGCGCCGGCTCGTTCCTGAAAGAGCAGAACCCGGACATCCAGGTGATCGCGGTCGAGCCGCTCACCTCGCCGGTGCTGTCCGGCGGCCGGCCCGGCCCGCACAAGATCCAGGGCATCGGCGCCGGCTTCATCCCACCCGTGCTGGACCGCGGCGTGCTGGACGAGATCATCCCGGTCGACGACGAGGACGCGCTGCAGACGGCGCGCGACGCCGCGAGCCGCGAGGGCGTGCTGGTCGGCGTCTCCTGCGGGGCCGCGCTGTGGGCCGCGCTGCAGGTCGCCGCGCGCCCGGAGGCCGAGGGCAAGCGCATCGTGGTCGTGCTCCCGGACTCCGGCGAGCGCTACGTGTCGCTGCCGTTCTTCGCTCCCGAGCCGCCCGCCTCGCAATCGTCATGA
- a CDS encoding (Fe-S)-binding protein: MSEVGHATGATEGAPREPRNAWDPERPAPEMDLIRDCVHCGFCLPTCPSYAVFEEEMDSPRGRILLMRVGHEEGEEISPEMATHFDRCLGCMACVTACPSGVQYDKLIERVRPQVEHSEARSWQERAYRRLIFALFTHPGRLRALVPGSAIAPRLAPLMPSERLRSMLSLAPPAPPSAIVRRLPKVRGTKAPVKRGTVAFMQGCIQRVFFGDVNQATINVLSAEGWEVHSPRSPRCCGALPMHAGVDEEAIPLAEATIAAYEGFDKIVTNVAGCGSVMKDYGHILGTDRAREFSAKVIDVHELLTSEEPQAVRKPIALRAAYHDACHLAHAQGVRIPPRELLRGIPGLELLEPQEWELCCGSAGIYNLLQPEAAAKLGERKARNLKATGAEAIAAANPGCALQIAKHLELPIYHPMTLLDMSLRGVKP; encoded by the coding sequence ATGAGCGAGGTGGGACACGCCACCGGCGCCACCGAAGGCGCGCCGCGTGAGCCACGCAACGCCTGGGACCCGGAGCGGCCCGCGCCGGAGATGGACCTGATCCGCGACTGCGTGCACTGCGGGTTCTGCCTGCCGACGTGCCCCAGCTACGCGGTGTTCGAGGAGGAGATGGACTCGCCGCGCGGGCGGATCCTCCTCATGCGGGTGGGGCACGAGGAGGGCGAGGAGATCTCGCCGGAGATGGCCACGCACTTCGACCGCTGCCTGGGCTGCATGGCCTGCGTGACCGCGTGCCCGTCGGGCGTGCAGTACGACAAGCTGATCGAGCGCGTCCGGCCGCAGGTCGAGCACTCGGAGGCGCGCTCGTGGCAGGAGCGCGCGTACCGGCGGCTCATCTTCGCGCTCTTCACGCACCCGGGGCGGCTGCGGGCGCTCGTCCCCGGCTCGGCGATCGCGCCTCGTCTTGCGCCGCTGATGCCGTCCGAGCGGCTGCGCTCGATGCTCTCGCTGGCCCCGCCCGCGCCGCCGTCCGCGATCGTCCGGCGCCTGCCGAAGGTGCGTGGGACCAAGGCGCCGGTCAAGCGCGGGACGGTCGCGTTCATGCAGGGTTGCATCCAGCGCGTGTTCTTCGGCGACGTCAACCAGGCCACGATCAACGTGCTCTCGGCCGAGGGCTGGGAGGTCCACTCCCCCCGCTCTCCGCGCTGCTGCGGCGCGCTGCCGATGCACGCGGGCGTCGACGAGGAGGCGATCCCGCTCGCGGAGGCGACGATCGCCGCCTACGAGGGCTTCGACAAGATCGTCACCAACGTCGCCGGCTGCGGCTCGGTGATGAAGGACTACGGGCACATCCTCGGCACCGACCGCGCGCGGGAGTTCTCCGCCAAGGTGATCGACGTGCACGAGCTGCTCACGTCCGAGGAGCCGCAGGCCGTGCGCAAGCCGATCGCGCTGCGCGCCGCCTACCACGACGCCTGCCACCTCGCGCACGCCCAGGGCGTGCGGATCCCGCCGCGCGAGCTGCTGCGCGGCATCCCCGGCCTCGAGCTGCTCGAGCCGCAGGAGTGGGAGCTGTGCTGCGGCTCGGCCGGCATCTACAACCTGCTCCAGCCCGAGGCCGCCGCCAAGCTCGGCGAGCGCAAGGCCCGCAACCTCAAGGCGACCGGCGCGGAGGCGATCGCGGCCGCGAACCCCGGCTGCGCGCTGCAGATCGCCAAGCACCTGGAGCTCCCGATCTACCACCCGATGACCCTGCTGGACATGTCCCTCCGAGGAGTGAAGCCGTGA
- a CDS encoding sulfurtransferase TusA family protein → MAHTLDVSTLRCPMTWVRTKLELERLAAGETLEVTLPAGEAETNVPRSAREAGHAVDGAGTRITIVRAA, encoded by the coding sequence GTGGCCCACACCCTGGACGTCAGCACGCTGCGCTGCCCGATGACGTGGGTGCGCACGAAGCTCGAGCTGGAGCGGCTCGCGGCGGGTGAGACGCTCGAGGTGACGCTGCCGGCGGGCGAGGCGGAGACGAACGTCCCGCGCTCCGCGCGCGAGGCGGGGCACGCGGTGGACGGCGCCGGCACGCGGATCACGATCGTGCGGGCCGCGTGA
- a CDS encoding FAD-binding oxidoreductase, with the protein MRPATLQEAAALLKAQQAPIRPIGGGTKPWIVSRDEAVLETGGLDRILEHNVGDFTAVLEAGVPFADAQRTFAEHGQRLAWDPPDPGGATIGGIVATADSGPLRHRYGGVRDLVVGINVVLSDGTIAKAGGKVIKNVAGYDLAKLFAGSHGTLGLIGSVAVRLHPLPDRTATVAIERDDPDELLAVVLEHARRPLEADRFDVTWQDGRGRMLLEFSGASAHQQAERVGTVSDVDWDDVRALQRGTVVVKVSGRPTDLPDVIRAASAHGGTVVSRAALGLSWIALPDATGVAAVRQALSPRHCAVLDGINEVPEAAPGQAVMERLKARFDPARIFRPGSFVGGI; encoded by the coding sequence TTGAGGCCGGCGACCCTGCAGGAGGCGGCCGCGCTGCTGAAGGCGCAGCAGGCCCCGATCCGGCCGATCGGCGGCGGGACGAAGCCGTGGATCGTCTCGCGCGACGAGGCCGTCCTGGAGACGGGCGGGCTGGACCGGATCCTCGAGCACAACGTCGGCGACTTCACCGCGGTGCTGGAGGCCGGCGTGCCGTTCGCCGACGCGCAGCGGACGTTCGCCGAGCACGGCCAGCGGCTGGCCTGGGATCCGCCCGATCCAGGCGGGGCCACGATCGGCGGCATCGTCGCGACGGCCGACTCCGGCCCGTTGCGGCACCGCTACGGCGGCGTCCGTGACCTCGTGGTCGGGATCAACGTCGTGCTCAGCGACGGGACGATCGCCAAGGCCGGCGGCAAGGTGATCAAGAACGTCGCGGGCTACGACCTGGCCAAGCTGTTCGCGGGCTCGCACGGCACGCTCGGCCTGATCGGCTCCGTGGCGGTGCGACTGCACCCGCTGCCCGATCGGACCGCGACGGTCGCGATCGAGCGCGACGACCCCGACGAGCTGCTGGCCGTGGTGCTCGAGCACGCGCGCCGGCCGCTCGAAGCCGACCGCTTCGACGTCACCTGGCAGGACGGACGTGGGCGCATGCTGCTCGAGTTCAGCGGCGCGTCGGCGCACCAGCAGGCCGAGCGCGTGGGCACGGTGAGCGACGTCGACTGGGACGACGTGCGCGCCCTGCAACGCGGCACGGTCGTCGTGAAGGTGTCCGGCCGCCCGACCGACCTGCCGGACGTGATCCGCGCGGCGTCGGCGCACGGCGGGACCGTCGTGTCGCGCGCGGCGCTCGGGCTGTCCTGGATCGCGCTGCCGGACGCCACCGGCGTCGCGGCGGTCCGCCAGGCGCTCTCGCCGCGGCACTGCGCCGTCCTCGACGGCATCAACGAGGTGCCCGAGGCGGCGCCCGGACAGGCGGTCATGGAACGGTTGAAGGCACGCTTCGACCCGGCGCGGATCTTCCGCCCGGGCAGCTTCGTAGGAGGGATCTGA
- a CDS encoding SRPBCC family protein yields the protein MPSFSHSIDVSKPPSEVFPWLLEEDKVPQWTSDLERYDVDGPLGTGTTVTQKLTLAGGLALAMEIVQYDPPRGAATAFETNGVKVESAYVLDGGDAGTRLTQTMEAKASGFTAKMLIPIVQGRLETKLKADLERLKTLLEG from the coding sequence GTGCCCTCATTCTCGCATTCGATCGACGTCTCCAAGCCGCCGTCCGAGGTCTTCCCCTGGTTGCTGGAGGAGGACAAGGTCCCGCAGTGGACGTCCGACCTGGAGCGCTATGACGTCGACGGGCCGCTCGGCACCGGCACGACCGTCACGCAGAAGCTGACGCTCGCCGGCGGCCTCGCCCTCGCCATGGAGATCGTGCAGTACGACCCGCCGCGGGGCGCCGCGACGGCGTTCGAGACCAACGGCGTGAAGGTCGAGAGCGCGTACGTCCTCGACGGCGGTGACGCCGGTACGCGGCTCACCCAGACGATGGAGGCCAAGGCCAGCGGCTTCACGGCCAAGATGCTGATCCCGATCGTCCAGGGCCGGCTCGAGACCAAGCTCAAGGCCGACCTCGAGCGCCTCAAGACGCTGCTGGAGGGCTAG
- the cysE gene encoding serine O-acetyltransferase, producing the protein MLGLSTIRRVSGELRRDIRAVRERDPAAAQVSTAEILTQWPGLHALLMHRVAHALVTAEVPVAPRAIAYFSRALTGIEIHPRAKIGDGMFIDHGIGVVIGETAEVGDNVTLYQGVTLGGTGFETGKRHPTVQDNVTIGSGAKLLGPITIGHGAKIGANTVVIHDAPPNSTVVGNPGHPVRVEGRKPEGPDADWVHLPDPIADALKQMAARIADLEREVATLRGEDPGKVAAVVPLRPARGPSPAGG; encoded by the coding sequence ATGCTGGGTCTGAGCACGATCCGCCGGGTCTCCGGGGAGCTGCGGCGCGACATCAGGGCGGTCCGCGAGCGCGACCCCGCGGCCGCGCAGGTCTCGACCGCCGAGATCCTCACGCAGTGGCCCGGCCTGCACGCGCTGCTGATGCACCGCGTCGCGCACGCGCTCGTCACGGCGGAGGTGCCGGTGGCGCCGCGCGCGATCGCCTACTTCTCGCGCGCGCTGACCGGGATCGAGATCCACCCGCGGGCGAAGATCGGCGACGGCATGTTCATCGATCACGGCATCGGCGTCGTGATCGGCGAGACCGCCGAGGTCGGCGACAACGTCACGCTCTACCAGGGCGTGACGCTCGGCGGCACCGGCTTCGAGACCGGTAAGCGCCACCCGACGGTGCAGGACAACGTGACGATCGGCTCCGGGGCGAAGCTCCTGGGCCCGATCACGATCGGGCACGGGGCGAAGATCGGCGCCAACACGGTGGTCATCCACGACGCGCCGCCGAACTCGACCGTCGTCGGCAACCCGGGGCATCCCGTGCGCGTGGAAGGGCGCAAGCCCGAGGGGCCGGACGCCGACTGGGTGCACCTGCCGGACCCGATCGCCGACGCGCTCAAGCAGATGGCGGCGCGGATCGCCGACCTCGAGCGCGAGGTCGCGACGCTGCGCGGCGAGGACCCCGGGAAGGTGGCGGCGGTCGTGCCGTTGCGCCCGGCGCGTGGCCCGAGCCCCGCGGGCGGGTGA
- the aceB gene encoding malate synthase A produces the protein MSHVKAAAPPTDAAAQILTDEAIAFVGELQERFGARRAELLAARKQRGKPSGFLDETREIREGDWQVPPPRPDYEDRRAEITGPTDRKLVINALNSGAKGFMADFEDANSPTWQNQVEGHLNLIDAIEGTITYDSADGKHYELIENPATLLVRPRGWHLPEKHLTLDGEPVAGALMDFGLYAFHSGHRLAARDKGLYLYLPKMEHHEEAALWNDVFTFTRESLGLPAGLIRATVLIETLPAAFQMAEIIHALGEHSYGLNAGRWDYIFSMIKVFRDDPDFVLPDRNDVKMTVPFMKAYTELLVKTCHEHGAFAMGGMAALIPSRKDEAANQRAIEAVKADKEREAKAGFDGTWVAHPDVVQTALDAFDEVLGNRPNQIDKQRYDVEVTADQLLDAGSTPGEITEEGLRSDVNVGFQYISFWLGGRGAAGINNLMEDAATAEISRSQIWQWVKHGKFDRDHVRKVLDEEMEKIRAEVGDETWQKGRPEETKRIFEQVALSDEFPDFLTLPAYEYID, from the coding sequence GTGAGCCACGTGAAGGCCGCCGCGCCCCCGACCGATGCCGCCGCCCAGATCCTGACCGACGAGGCGATCGCCTTCGTCGGCGAGCTGCAGGAGCGGTTCGGCGCGCGGCGCGCCGAGCTGCTGGCGGCCCGCAAGCAGCGCGGCAAGCCGTCCGGCTTCCTGGACGAGACGCGCGAGATCCGCGAGGGCGACTGGCAGGTGCCGCCGCCTCGGCCCGACTACGAGGACCGGCGCGCGGAGATCACCGGCCCGACCGACCGCAAGCTCGTCATCAACGCGCTCAACAGCGGCGCCAAGGGCTTCATGGCCGACTTCGAGGACGCGAACTCGCCGACCTGGCAGAACCAGGTCGAGGGCCATCTGAACCTGATCGACGCGATCGAGGGCACGATCACGTACGACAGCGCCGACGGCAAGCACTACGAGCTGATCGAGAACCCGGCGACCCTGCTCGTGCGCCCGCGCGGCTGGCACCTGCCGGAGAAGCACCTGACGCTCGACGGCGAGCCGGTGGCCGGCGCGCTCATGGACTTCGGGCTGTACGCGTTCCACTCGGGCCATCGGCTCGCGGCGCGCGACAAGGGGCTCTACCTCTACCTGCCGAAGATGGAGCACCACGAGGAGGCGGCGCTCTGGAACGACGTCTTCACCTTCACGCGTGAGTCGCTCGGCCTCCCGGCCGGCCTGATCCGCGCGACCGTGCTGATCGAGACGCTGCCCGCCGCGTTCCAGATGGCGGAGATCATCCACGCGCTCGGCGAGCACTCCTACGGCCTCAACGCGGGCCGCTGGGACTACATCTTCTCGATGATCAAGGTCTTCCGCGACGACCCGGACTTCGTGCTCCCGGACCGCAACGACGTGAAGATGACCGTGCCCTTCATGAAGGCCTACACCGAGCTGCTGGTCAAGACCTGCCACGAGCACGGCGCCTTCGCGATGGGTGGCATGGCGGCGCTGATCCCCTCCCGCAAGGACGAGGCGGCCAACCAGCGCGCGATCGAGGCGGTCAAGGCCGACAAGGAGCGCGAGGCCAAGGCGGGCTTCGACGGCACCTGGGTCGCCCACCCCGACGTCGTCCAGACCGCGCTCGACGCGTTCGACGAGGTGCTCGGCAACCGCCCGAACCAGATCGACAAGCAGCGCTACGACGTCGAGGTGACCGCCGACCAGCTGCTCGACGCCGGCTCCACGCCCGGCGAGATCACCGAGGAAGGCCTGCGCTCGGACGTCAACGTCGGCTTCCAGTACATCTCGTTCTGGCTCGGCGGCCGCGGCGCCGCCGGCATCAACAACCTGATGGAGGACGCCGCCACCGCCGAGATCTCCCGCTCCCAGATCTGGCAGTGGGTCAAGCACGGCAAGTTCGACCGCGACCACGTGCGCAAGGTCCTCGACGAGGAGATGGAGAAGATCCGCGCCGAGGTGGGCGACGAGACCTGGCAGAAGGGCCGCCCCGAGGAGACCAAGAGGATCTTCGAGCAGGTCGCGCTGAGCGACGAGTTCCCCGACTTCCTGACCCTCCCGGCCTACGAGTACATCGACTAG